A genomic stretch from Zeimonas sediminis includes:
- a CDS encoding NAD(P)/FAD-dependent oxidoreductase, whose translation MTQERFDGVVVVGAGPAGLMAAETVAAAGLPVEVFDAMPSAGRKFLLAGRGGLNITHSEPIGPFLSRYGERAPWIAPMIEAFGPDALRDWVHALGIATFVGSSGRVFPKEMKAAPLLRAWLHRLRASGVRFRMRHRWTGWAGRTSEAEAAPALRFDTPQGPLAVRARAVVLALGGASWARLGSDGAWVAPLRELGVPVAALRPANCGFDLGRLAWRDAPGWSPHFVERFAGQPLKTVAARIADATQADLEVRHGSVDAPAALPAREAGWRTGDFVITDTGVEGTLVYALSAALRNAIDAKGSTTLLVDLAPGRSRERLAADLGRPRGGKSLANHLRARAGLDGTKAALLREVLGPERLAALVAEPARLADAIKALPLPLASPRPIDEAISTAGGVRFEALDDALMLRDAPGVFCAGEMLDWEAPTGGYLLTACFASGRVAGLGAARFLQPRAGGPSPAPAAG comes from the coding sequence GTGACCCAGGAACGCTTCGACGGCGTCGTCGTCGTCGGCGCCGGCCCCGCCGGCCTGATGGCGGCCGAGACCGTCGCGGCGGCCGGGCTGCCGGTCGAGGTGTTCGACGCGATGCCCTCGGCCGGCCGCAAGTTCCTGCTGGCCGGCCGCGGCGGCCTGAACATCACGCACTCCGAGCCGATCGGCCCCTTCCTGTCGCGCTACGGCGAGCGCGCGCCCTGGATCGCGCCGATGATCGAGGCCTTCGGGCCCGATGCGCTGCGCGACTGGGTGCACGCGCTCGGCATCGCCACCTTCGTGGGCAGCTCGGGCCGCGTGTTCCCGAAGGAGATGAAGGCTGCGCCGCTGCTGCGCGCGTGGCTGCATCGCCTGCGCGCCTCGGGCGTGCGCTTCCGGATGCGGCACCGGTGGACCGGCTGGGCGGGCCGGACATCCGAGGCCGAAGCCGCACCCGCCCTGCGCTTCGACACGCCTCAGGGCCCGCTCGCGGTCCGCGCCCGCGCCGTGGTGCTCGCGCTCGGCGGCGCGAGTTGGGCGCGTCTCGGCTCGGACGGCGCCTGGGTCGCGCCGCTTCGCGAGCTCGGCGTGCCGGTCGCGGCGCTGCGACCGGCCAACTGCGGCTTCGACCTCGGCAGGCTGGCCTGGCGCGACGCGCCGGGCTGGTCGCCGCACTTCGTCGAGCGCTTCGCCGGGCAGCCGCTGAAGACGGTCGCGGCCAGGATCGCGGACGCGACGCAAGCCGACTTGGAGGTGAGGCATGGCAGTGTCGACGCGCCCGCCGCCCTGCCCGCGCGCGAGGCCGGCTGGCGCACCGGCGACTTCGTGATCACCGACACCGGCGTCGAGGGCACGCTGGTCTACGCGCTGTCCGCGGCGCTGCGCAACGCGATCGACGCGAAGGGGAGCACGACCCTGCTCGTGGACCTGGCCCCCGGCCGCAGTCGCGAGCGGCTCGCCGCGGACCTGGGCAGGCCGCGCGGCGGCAAGTCGCTCGCCAATCACCTGCGCGCCCGCGCCGGACTCGACGGCACGAAGGCCGCGCTGCTGCGCGAAGTCCTCGGCCCCGAGCGGCTGGCGGCGCTCGTCGCCGAGCCGGCGCGACTGGCCGACGCGATCAAGGCCCTGCCGCTGCCGCTCGCGTCGCCGCGGCCGATCGACGAGGCGATCAGCACCGCGGGTGGCGTGCGCTTCGAGGCGCTCGACGACGCGCTGATGCTTCGCGACGCGCCCGGCGTGTTCTGCGCCGGCGAGATGCTCGACTGGGAGGCGCCGACCGGCGGCTACCTGCTGACCGCCTGCTTCGCGAGCGGCCGCGTGGCGGGACTCGGCGCTGCCCGTTTTCTCCAGCCGCGGGCGGGCGGGCCCTCGCCCGCGCCGGCGGCCGGCTGA
- the panC gene encoding pantoate--beta-alanine ligase: MQIAETIAAMRDALVAPVRAGAAVGLVPTMGNLHDGHLALVREARRRVGDQGLVAASIFVNRLQFGAGEDFDKYPRTFERDCALLREAGCDLLFAPDERAMYPEPQTFQVVPDPALSGILEGGARTGHFDGVCTVVMKLFAICSPTLAVFGKKDYQQLMLIRRMVAQFALPIEIVAHDTVRDADGLAMSSRNGYLTPAERAEAPALNRALAALVEAVRAARADAKNPPFGLEALAALEDAALAGLRARGWQPDYLTVRRRRDLLAPSPAELAGAEPLVALGAARLGAPRLLDNIEV; this comes from the coding sequence ATGCAGATTGCCGAAACGATTGCCGCGATGCGCGACGCGCTGGTCGCGCCGGTTCGGGCCGGCGCCGCGGTCGGGCTGGTCCCGACGATGGGCAACCTGCACGACGGCCACCTGGCACTGGTGCGCGAGGCGCGGCGCCGCGTCGGCGACCAGGGCCTTGTCGCGGCCAGCATCTTCGTGAACCGCCTGCAGTTCGGCGCCGGCGAGGACTTCGACAAGTACCCGCGCACCTTCGAGCGCGACTGCGCGCTGCTGCGCGAGGCCGGCTGCGACCTGCTGTTTGCGCCCGACGAGCGCGCGATGTACCCGGAGCCGCAGACCTTCCAGGTGGTGCCCGACCCTGCGCTGTCGGGCATCCTGGAAGGCGGCGCCCGCACCGGCCACTTCGACGGCGTGTGCACCGTGGTGATGAAGCTGTTCGCGATCTGTTCGCCGACGCTCGCGGTCTTCGGCAAGAAGGACTACCAGCAGCTGATGCTGATCCGTCGCATGGTCGCGCAGTTCGCGCTGCCGATCGAGATCGTCGCGCACGACACGGTGCGCGACGCGGACGGGCTCGCGATGAGCTCTCGCAACGGCTACCTGACGCCGGCCGAGCGGGCCGAGGCGCCGGCGCTGAACCGGGCGCTGGCCGCGCTGGTCGAGGCGGTCCGCGCGGCCCGTGCGGATGCGAAGAATCCGCCCTTCGGCCTCGAAGCGCTCGCCGCGCTGGAAGACGCCGCGCTGGCCGGACTGCGCGCGCGCGGCTGGCAGCCCGACTACCTGACCGTGCGCCGGCGGCGCGACCTGCTGGCGCCCTCGCCCGCGGAGCTTGCCGGCGCCGAGCCGCTGGTGGCGCTCGGCGCGGCCCGGCTCGGCGCGCCGCGCCTGCTCGACAACATCGAGGTCTGA
- a CDS encoding NAD-dependent succinate-semialdehyde dehydrogenase encodes MYETLSLYIDGQFIGAEGRKTQPVTNPADDSVLADLPHASREDLDRALAAAQRAFVEWKRMSPLERSAILRKAAGLLRERADSIARNIVLDMGKPLAEAKAEVMSCAEHAEWNAEEGRRIYGRVIPPRNDQVRQMVVREPVGVCAAFTPWNFPASQAIRKIAAALASGCTIILKGPEDSPSACVALARAFHDAGLPPGVLNLVWGVPPEVSKYLIESPIVRKISFTGSVPVGRQLAAMAAQHMKRSTMELGGHSPVIVFEDADVERAADLLQSFKFRNAGQVCVSPNRFYVHEKIFDRFLARFIEKTREMKVGSGLEEGVRMGPLAHERRVPQMEAFIEDASVRGASIELGGKRISERGQFFAPTIITDVPDDSLVMTTEPFGPIAPFARFKDTEEVLRRANALPYGLASYVFTTSLKNAHAASMGLEAGNVNINHFGMALAETPFGGVKDSGWGSEGGTETFDGYLNTKFITQLN; translated from the coding sequence ATGTACGAAACGCTCAGCCTCTACATCGACGGACAGTTCATCGGCGCCGAAGGCCGCAAGACGCAGCCCGTGACCAACCCGGCCGACGACTCGGTGCTGGCCGACCTGCCGCACGCCTCGCGCGAGGACCTCGACCGCGCGCTGGCCGCCGCGCAGCGCGCCTTCGTCGAATGGAAGCGCATGTCGCCGCTCGAGCGCAGCGCGATCCTGCGCAAGGCCGCCGGCCTGCTGCGCGAGCGCGCCGACTCGATCGCCCGCAACATCGTGCTCGACATGGGCAAGCCGCTCGCCGAGGCCAAGGCCGAGGTGATGAGCTGCGCCGAGCACGCCGAGTGGAACGCCGAGGAAGGCCGCCGGATCTACGGCCGGGTGATCCCGCCGCGCAACGACCAGGTCCGCCAGATGGTCGTGCGCGAGCCGGTCGGCGTGTGCGCCGCCTTCACGCCGTGGAACTTCCCGGCCAGCCAGGCGATCCGCAAGATCGCCGCGGCGCTCGCCTCCGGCTGCACGATCATCCTGAAGGGCCCGGAAGACTCGCCCAGCGCCTGCGTGGCGCTGGCCCGCGCCTTCCACGACGCCGGCCTGCCCCCGGGCGTGCTGAACCTGGTCTGGGGCGTGCCGCCCGAAGTGTCGAAGTACCTGATCGAGTCGCCGATCGTGCGCAAGATCTCGTTCACCGGATCGGTGCCGGTCGGCCGGCAGCTCGCCGCGATGGCCGCGCAGCACATGAAGCGCAGCACGATGGAGCTCGGCGGCCACTCGCCGGTGATCGTGTTCGAGGACGCCGACGTGGAGCGCGCCGCCGACCTGCTGCAGTCCTTCAAGTTCCGCAACGCCGGCCAGGTCTGCGTGTCGCCGAACCGCTTCTACGTGCACGAGAAGATCTTCGACCGCTTCCTCGCGCGATTCATCGAGAAGACCCGCGAGATGAAGGTCGGCTCCGGCCTGGAGGAAGGCGTGCGCATGGGCCCGCTGGCGCACGAGCGCCGCGTGCCGCAGATGGAGGCCTTCATCGAGGACGCCAGCGTGCGCGGCGCCAGCATCGAGCTGGGCGGCAAGCGGATCTCCGAGCGCGGGCAGTTCTTCGCGCCGACGATCATCACCGACGTGCCCGACGACTCACTGGTGATGACCACCGAGCCCTTCGGCCCGATCGCGCCCTTCGCGCGCTTCAAGGACACCGAGGAAGTGCTGCGCCGCGCCAACGCCCTGCCCTATGGCCTGGCCTCGTACGTGTTCACCACGTCGCTGAAGAACGCGCACGCCGCGTCGATGGGGCTCGAGGCCGGCAACGTCAACATCAACCACTTCGGCATGGCGCTGGCCGAGACGCCGTTCGGCGGGGTCAAGGACAGCGGCTGGGGCAGCGAGGGTGGGACGGAGACCTTCGACGGGTACCTGAACACGAAGTTCATCACGCAGCTCAACTGA
- a CDS encoding TspO/MBR family protein codes for MSGANLRAERTPSGRRRIAGLVGWLLVTFAAAAIGGIASASAGDFYARLVRPDWAPPGWLFGPVWTALYLTMGIAAWLVWRERGFRGAPAALALYMIQLAANALWTWLFFAWRLGGAAFAEVLLLWALILATAVAFWRVRPLAGALLLPYLGWVSFACALTWATWRLNPGLRG; via the coding sequence GTGAGCGGCGCGAACCTGCGAGCCGAACGCACGCCTTCGGGGCGACGCCGAATCGCGGGCCTCGTCGGCTGGCTTCTGGTCACCTTCGCCGCCGCCGCGATCGGCGGCATCGCATCGGCGAGCGCCGGCGATTTCTACGCGCGGCTGGTCCGGCCGGACTGGGCGCCACCCGGCTGGCTCTTCGGGCCGGTCTGGACCGCTCTGTACCTGACGATGGGCATCGCCGCCTGGCTGGTCTGGCGCGAGCGCGGCTTTCGCGGCGCGCCCGCCGCGCTTGCGCTCTACATGATCCAGCTGGCGGCCAACGCGCTGTGGACCTGGCTGTTCTTCGCCTGGCGGCTGGGCGGAGCGGCCTTCGCGGAGGTGCTGCTGCTCTGGGCGCTGATCCTGGCCACCGCAGTCGCGTTCTGGCGCGTGCGGCCGCTCGCCGGGGCGCTGCTGCTGCCCTACCTCGGCTGGGTGAGCTTCGCGTGCGCGCTGACCTGGGCGACCTGGCGGCTCAATCCCGGGCTGCGCGGCTGA
- a CDS encoding 2OG-Fe dioxygenase family protein, with product MTDSGDWTLAGERPAETIARQGFARLAPAQLMGLAALGGADAARLAPTWNRLPPDGWLRDGGRYRRRRHSCFVHDTASGGLEQVPHRAHWQPVDYNALHGGIERMFDPVEAKVCQDPAWRRLLVALGGLFARAELDAGREPPDRWFIEAHQFRIDTSDGVGRPTPEGAHRDGVDYVAVILVERSDVRGGETRVFEADGPRGIRFVMSEPWSAVLLDDARMIHESTPIQPDGPEPHRDTLVLTYRRGGFQSPG from the coding sequence ATGACGGATTCGGGCGACTGGACGCTCGCTGGCGAGAGGCCGGCAGAAACGATCGCGAGGCAGGGTTTCGCGCGCCTGGCGCCGGCGCAGCTGATGGGGCTGGCCGCTCTCGGCGGCGCCGACGCCGCCAGGCTGGCGCCGACCTGGAACCGGTTGCCACCGGACGGGTGGCTGCGCGACGGTGGCCGCTATCGCCGCCGGCGGCACAGCTGTTTCGTGCACGACACGGCTTCCGGCGGCCTGGAGCAGGTGCCGCATCGCGCGCACTGGCAGCCGGTCGACTACAACGCGCTGCACGGCGGCATCGAGCGGATGTTCGACCCTGTCGAGGCGAAGGTCTGCCAGGACCCGGCGTGGCGGCGCCTGCTCGTCGCGCTGGGCGGGCTGTTCGCGCGGGCCGAGCTCGATGCCGGCCGCGAGCCGCCCGATCGATGGTTCATCGAGGCCCACCAGTTCCGGATCGACACGTCCGACGGCGTCGGAAGGCCCACGCCCGAAGGCGCGCACCGCGACGGCGTCGACTACGTGGCGGTGATCCTGGTCGAGCGCAGCGACGTGCGCGGCGGCGAGACGCGCGTGTTCGAGGCCGACGGCCCGCGCGGCATCCGCTTCGTGATGAGCGAGCCGTGGAGCGCGGTGCTGCTCGACGACGCGCGGATGATCCACGAGAGCACGCCGATCCAGCCCGACGGCCCCGAGCCGCACCGCGACACGCTGGTGCTGACCTACCGGCGGGGCGGCTTCCAGTCGCCGGGCTGA
- a CDS encoding glutathione S-transferase family protein, whose translation MQIELYFAPGACSFVPHAGLELVKAACGQDFTPHLIKLHKGEHKTPEYLAMNPEGLVPVLKVDGHPLSQIVAICDWIDRSFPQAGLLPADPWARAQAMSRLCWMNNTVHPTFTHVFMPNKFTGDEAAQASVKAHAIEQYRRHLGRIEHMVEQAGTPFLLGDRVSFLDAYALTLLRWGGYAGIDPESLPKLWSHVQRVAEAAPIAAAIERERLQLNVYKKA comes from the coding sequence ATGCAGATCGAGCTTTACTTCGCGCCCGGCGCCTGCTCCTTCGTGCCGCACGCCGGCCTGGAGCTGGTCAAGGCGGCCTGCGGCCAGGACTTCACGCCGCACCTGATCAAGCTGCACAAGGGCGAGCACAAGACGCCCGAGTACCTGGCGATGAACCCCGAGGGACTGGTGCCGGTGCTGAAGGTCGACGGCCACCCGCTGTCGCAGATCGTGGCGATCTGCGACTGGATCGACCGCAGTTTCCCGCAGGCCGGCCTGCTGCCGGCCGACCCGTGGGCGCGAGCGCAGGCGATGTCGCGGCTGTGCTGGATGAACAACACGGTGCACCCGACCTTCACCCACGTGTTCATGCCGAACAAGTTCACCGGCGACGAGGCGGCGCAGGCCTCGGTGAAGGCGCACGCGATCGAGCAGTACCGCCGCCACCTCGGCCGGATCGAGCACATGGTCGAGCAGGCCGGCACGCCCTTCCTGCTCGGCGACCGGGTGTCCTTCCTGGACGCCTACGCGCTGACGTTGCTTCGCTGGGGCGGCTACGCCGGCATCGATCCCGAGTCGCTGCCGAAGCTGTGGTCGCACGTGCAGCGGGTGGCCGAGGCGGCGCCGATCGCTGCCGCGATCGAGCGCGAGCGGCTGCAGCTGAACGTGTACAAGAAGGCCTGA
- a CDS encoding MBL fold metallo-hydrolase, translated as MSDESAIESSKLARPALDYPCGAPPEPGTAREVAPGVMWLRMPLPFSLNHINLWAVRDGDRWAIVDTGVQSPEIAAAWRALLGAGGALADGVSRVFVTHMHPDHVGMAGWLTRKFDCRLWMTRLEYLNCRVLVADTGREAPDDGIRFYRQAGWGDDAIEHYRTRFGQFGKMVYALPESFRRLRDGETVRIGGHDWRIVVGTGHSPEHACLWCPDQKLLVSGDQVLPKISSNVSVFPTEPDADPLHGWMRSIERIRATVPDDVLVLPAHNEPFRGLHARLDYLEQGHRVSLDRLRRRLEQPRRVVDVFGTLFGRPIDDPRLLSLATGESLAHLNYLVQRGEVLTEADGDGVVWYRRGASG; from the coding sequence ATGTCCGACGAATCCGCGATCGAATCCTCGAAACTGGCCAGGCCCGCGCTCGACTATCCGTGCGGCGCGCCGCCAGAGCCGGGCACGGCGCGCGAAGTCGCGCCGGGCGTGATGTGGCTGCGCATGCCGCTGCCGTTCAGCCTGAACCACATCAACCTGTGGGCGGTTCGCGACGGCGATCGCTGGGCGATCGTCGACACCGGCGTGCAGAGCCCCGAGATCGCCGCGGCCTGGCGCGCGCTGCTGGGCGCGGGCGGGGCGCTGGCCGACGGCGTGTCGCGGGTCTTCGTCACGCACATGCACCCGGACCACGTCGGCATGGCCGGCTGGCTCACCCGCAAGTTCGACTGCCGCCTGTGGATGACTCGGCTCGAGTACCTGAACTGCCGGGTGCTGGTCGCCGACACCGGCCGCGAGGCGCCCGACGACGGCATCCGCTTCTACCGCCAGGCCGGCTGGGGCGACGACGCGATCGAGCACTACCGGACCCGCTTCGGCCAGTTCGGCAAGATGGTCTACGCGCTGCCCGAGAGCTTCCGCAGGCTGCGCGACGGCGAGACCGTGCGCATCGGCGGTCACGACTGGCGGATCGTGGTCGGCACCGGGCATTCGCCCGAGCACGCCTGCCTGTGGTGCCCGGACCAGAAACTGCTGGTCTCGGGCGACCAGGTGCTGCCCAAGATCTCGTCGAACGTGTCGGTCTTCCCGACCGAGCCCGACGCCGACCCGCTGCACGGCTGGATGCGCTCGATCGAGCGCATCCGCGCCACCGTGCCCGACGACGTGCTGGTGCTGCCGGCGCACAACGAGCCCTTCCGGGGCCTGCACGCCCGGCTCGACTACCTGGAGCAGGGGCACCGGGTGTCGCTCGACCGGCTGCGGCGCAGGCTCGAGCAGCCGCGCCGCGTTGTCGACGTGTTCGGCACGCTGTTCGGCCGGCCGATCGACGATCCGCGCCTGCTCAGCCTGGCCACCGGCGAGAGCCTGGCGCACCTGAACTACCTGGTGCAGCGCGGCGAGGTGCTGACCGAGGCGGACGGCGACGGCGTTGTCTGGTATCGGCGCGGCGCGAGCGGGTAG
- a CDS encoding ribonuclease activity regulator RraA, producing MTLPADLRDTLAKITTATLTTVLLKKGLRNVWLRGTRPLKPGQPRLVGRAFTLRFVPAREDLATPESWSSPISTRAAIEAMPEGCIAVVDAMGVTDAGIFGDILCARMAKRGVAGLVTDGVVRDVAGVLGTGLPVWCQGAAAPPSVAGLTFVAWQQPIACGGVAVFPDDVIVVDDDGAVLIPAALVDEVVKVAVEQERLEAWIMREVENGAALPGLYPPNAENKARYEASKKAG from the coding sequence ATGACCCTGCCCGCCGACCTGCGCGACACGCTCGCCAAGATCACCACCGCCACGCTGACCACCGTGCTGCTCAAGAAGGGCCTGCGCAACGTCTGGCTGCGCGGCACCCGGCCGCTGAAGCCCGGCCAGCCGCGGCTGGTCGGCCGCGCCTTCACGCTGCGCTTCGTGCCGGCGCGCGAGGACCTGGCCACGCCCGAGTCCTGGTCGTCGCCGATCTCGACCCGCGCCGCGATCGAGGCGATGCCCGAGGGCTGCATCGCGGTGGTCGACGCGATGGGCGTGACCGACGCCGGCATCTTCGGCGACATCCTGTGCGCCCGCATGGCCAAACGCGGCGTCGCCGGCCTGGTGACCGACGGCGTCGTGCGCGACGTGGCCGGCGTGCTGGGCACCGGCCTGCCGGTGTGGTGCCAGGGCGCCGCGGCGCCGCCGTCGGTGGCGGGGCTCACCTTCGTGGCCTGGCAGCAGCCGATCGCCTGCGGCGGCGTGGCGGTGTTCCCCGACGACGTGATCGTGGTCGACGACGACGGCGCGGTGCTGATCCCGGCCGCGCTGGTCGACGAGGTCGTGAAGGTCGCGGTCGAGCAGGAGCGTCTCGAGGCCTGGATCATGCGCGAGGTCGAGAACGGCGCGGCGCTGCCCGGCCTGTACCCGCCGAACGCCGAGAACAAGGCGCGCTACGAGGCGTCGAAGAAGGCCGGGTGA
- a CDS encoding LysE family translocator: MIEAAWLLFVATSLLVIATPGQDMILVMSRSVALGPAAGVLTAAGVSTGLVGHTILAALGLGAILRASELLFVALKLAGAAYLVWLGIGLLRTRGAELALRGSAARPPGRLFADGALSNLSNPKIAVFYFAFLPQFVPPGAAHPTLSMLALGLVFAGLTFLVKGQVGLFAGLLSGWLRARPRTLVWLHRASGAVLVALGLRLALEPRP; encoded by the coding sequence ATGATCGAAGCCGCGTGGCTGCTGTTCGTCGCCACCTCGCTGCTGGTGATCGCCACGCCGGGGCAGGACATGATCCTGGTGATGTCGCGTTCGGTGGCGCTCGGGCCGGCGGCCGGCGTGCTCACCGCGGCCGGCGTCAGCACCGGGCTGGTCGGCCACACGATCCTGGCCGCGCTGGGCCTGGGCGCGATCCTGCGCGCCTCCGAGCTGCTCTTCGTCGCGCTGAAGCTGGCCGGCGCCGCCTACCTGGTCTGGCTGGGCATCGGCCTGCTGCGCACCCGGGGTGCCGAGCTCGCGCTGCGCGGATCCGCAGCGCGTCCGCCCGGCAGGCTGTTCGCCGACGGCGCGCTGTCGAACCTCTCGAACCCGAAGATCGCGGTCTTCTACTTCGCCTTCCTGCCGCAGTTCGTGCCGCCTGGCGCCGCGCACCCCACGCTGTCGATGCTCGCGCTGGGACTCGTCTTCGCCGGCCTCACCTTCCTGGTGAAGGGGCAGGTCGGTCTGTTCGCGGGACTGCTGTCGGGCTGGCTGCGCGCGCGGCCGCGGACGCTGGTCTGGCTGCACCGCGCGAGCGGCGCCGTGCTGGTGGCGCTGGGGCTCAGGCTGGCGCTGGAGCCGCGACCGTGA
- a CDS encoding NAD(P)/FAD-dependent oxidoreductase — MIEAEGGGAVAAGGGTVACDWLIVGAGIAGASLAYRLAPFGRVVVLEREPRPGMHSTGRSAALYLESYGPPQVRALTVAGRDFLFSPPAGFTEHPVLSPRGALTVAMTEQRAALREAFEAVRELSPVARLVDGAEARSLVPVLRESVTGGLLEPDAMDIDVDALLQGYLRGARRYGAAIECGVAIESIGRAAGPGSDWLVSSGSRSWRAPVLVNAAGAWADEVARVAGVAPIGLQPKRRTAFLFAPPAGLDTRGWPAFISADESFYVKPDAGQLLGSPANADPVPPHDVVAEELDVAIGIDRIQQWTTLEIRRPSHTWAGLRSFVSDGGLVGGFDPDAPGFFWLAAQGGYGIQSSAGMSEACAALARGLALPGRFGDLGLSEALLGPARLRRTPPTTSAS, encoded by the coding sequence ATGATCGAAGCTGAGGGCGGCGGCGCGGTCGCGGCGGGAGGCGGTACGGTCGCCTGCGACTGGCTGATCGTCGGCGCCGGCATCGCCGGGGCCTCGCTGGCCTATCGGCTCGCGCCCTTCGGCAGGGTGGTGGTGCTCGAGCGCGAGCCGCGCCCCGGCATGCACAGCACCGGCCGCTCGGCCGCGCTCTACCTGGAGAGCTACGGGCCGCCGCAGGTGCGCGCGCTGACCGTGGCCGGTCGGGACTTCCTGTTCTCGCCGCCGGCGGGATTCACCGAGCACCCGGTGCTCTCGCCGCGCGGCGCGCTGACCGTGGCGATGACCGAGCAGCGCGCGGCGCTTCGGGAGGCCTTCGAGGCGGTGCGCGAGCTGTCGCCGGTCGCCCGTCTCGTGGACGGCGCCGAGGCGCGTTCGCTGGTGCCGGTGCTGCGCGAGAGCGTGACCGGCGGCCTGCTGGAGCCCGACGCGATGGACATCGACGTCGACGCGCTGCTGCAGGGCTACCTGCGCGGCGCGCGCCGGTACGGGGCGGCGATCGAATGCGGGGTGGCGATCGAGTCGATCGGGCGCGCGGCCGGACCGGGCTCGGACTGGCTCGTGTCGAGCGGGTCGCGCAGCTGGCGCGCGCCGGTGCTGGTGAACGCGGCCGGCGCCTGGGCCGACGAGGTCGCGCGCGTGGCGGGCGTCGCGCCGATCGGGCTGCAGCCGAAGCGGCGCACCGCCTTCCTGTTCGCGCCGCCGGCCGGCCTCGACACCCGCGGCTGGCCGGCCTTCATCTCGGCCGACGAGTCCTTCTACGTGAAGCCCGACGCGGGCCAGCTGCTCGGCTCGCCGGCCAACGCCGACCCGGTGCCGCCGCACGACGTGGTGGCCGAGGAGCTCGACGTGGCGATCGGCATCGACCGGATCCAGCAGTGGACGACGCTCGAGATCCGGCGGCCGAGCCACACCTGGGCGGGCCTGCGCTCCTTCGTGTCCGACGGCGGGCTGGTCGGCGGCTTCGACCCGGACGCGCCGGGTTTCTTCTGGCTGGCCGCGCAGGGCGGCTACGGCATCCAGAGCTCGGCGGGCATGAGCGAGGCCTGCGCGGCGCTGGCCCGCGGGCTGGCGCTGCCGGGGCGCTTCGGCGACCTGGGCCTCAGTGAGGCGCTGCTGGGCCCGGCGCGCTTGCGGCGCACTCCACCCACCACTTCTGCGAGTTGA
- a CDS encoding antibiotic biosynthesis monooxygenase family protein: MIAVIFEVVPAEGQKDAYLAMAASLRSRLEQTDGFVSIERFQSLTDPGKLLSLSFWRDEEAVRRWRMLEEHRQAQHAGRERMFADYRLRVAAVLRDYGKSEREEAPEDSRAVHG, encoded by the coding sequence ATGATCGCAGTGATCTTCGAAGTCGTCCCCGCCGAAGGGCAGAAGGACGCCTATCTCGCGATGGCCGCTTCCTTGCGAAGCCGCCTGGAGCAGACGGACGGCTTCGTGTCGATCGAGCGTTTCCAGAGCCTGACCGACCCGGGCAAGCTGCTGTCGCTCTCGTTCTGGCGCGACGAGGAGGCGGTGCGCCGCTGGCGCATGCTGGAGGAGCACCGGCAGGCCCAGCACGCAGGCCGCGAGCGGATGTTCGCGGACTACCGGCTGCGGGTGGCGGCGGTGCTGAGGGACTACGGCAAGAGCGAGCGGGAAGAGGCGCCGGAGGATTCTCGGGCGGTGCACGGCTGA
- a CDS encoding cupin domain-containing protein — MKIIRSRTFTADRPWGALDIACMNGITTRLHWTDQPYRWHVNDGEEVFAVLDGRVEMRYRENGEERSTVLETGDVFHATVGTEHVAHPIGVARILVVEQAGSV, encoded by the coding sequence ATGAAAATCATCCGCAGCAGGACCTTCACCGCCGACCGCCCCTGGGGCGCGCTGGACATCGCCTGCATGAACGGCATCACCACGCGCCTGCACTGGACCGACCAGCCCTACCGCTGGCACGTCAACGACGGCGAGGAGGTGTTCGCGGTACTCGATGGCAGGGTCGAGATGCGCTACCGGGAGAACGGCGAGGAGCGCTCGACCGTGCTGGAAACCGGCGACGTCTTCCACGCCACGGTGGGCACCGAGCACGTCGCGCATCCGATCGGCGTGGCGCGGATCCTGGTGGTGGAGCAGGCAGGGAGCGTCTGA